One window of Lacerta agilis isolate rLacAgi1 chromosome 14, rLacAgi1.pri, whole genome shotgun sequence genomic DNA carries:
- the GJC1 gene encoding gap junction gamma-1 protein has protein sequence MSWSFLTRLLEEIHNHSTFVGKIWLTLLIVFRIVLTAVGGESIYYDEQSKFVCNTEQPGCENVCYDAFAPLSHVRFWVFQIILVSTPSVMYLAYAVHKIARMVEHGETERKFRSKPFPMRWKQHRGLEEAEDDHEEDPMMYPEIELESENKENPPPTKVKHDGRRRIREDGLMKIYILQLLSRTVFEIGFLVGQYFLYGFEVSPRFLCSRKPCPHTIDCFISRPTEKTIFLLIMYGVSCLCLLLNVWEMLHLGFGTIRDTLNNKQKELEDSGTYNYPFTWNTPSAPPGYNIAVKPEQIQYTELSNAKMAYKQNKANIAQEQQYGSNEENIPTELETLQREIKVAQERLDLAIQAYNNQNNPTCSKEKKPKGSSNKSSSSSKSGDGKTSVWI, from the coding sequence ATGAGTTGGAGTTTCCTGACACGTCTACTAGAAGAGATCCACAACCACTCCACGTTCGTTGGGAAGATCTGGTTGACGCTGCTGATCGTCTTCCGCATCGTCCTCACCGCCGTGGGAGGGGAGTCCATCTACTACGATGAGCAGAGCAAGTTCGTGTGCAACACGGAACAGCCGGGCTGCGAGAACGTTTGCTACGACGCTTTCGCCCCGCTCTCCCACGTGCGCTTCTGGGTTTTCCAGATCATCCTCGTCTCCACTCCCTCGGTGATGTACCTGGCCTACGCCGTCCACAAAATCGCCCGGATGGTGGAGCACGGCGAGACGGAGAGGAAGTTCCGGAGCAAGCCTTTCCCCATGCGCTGGAAACAACACCGAGGCTTGGAAGAAGCCGAGGACGACCACGAGGAGGACCCGATGATGTACCCGGAGATCGAGCTGGAGAGCGAGAACAAGGAAAACCCACCTCCTACCAAAGTGAAGCACGACGGCAGGAGGCGCATCCGAGAGGACGGCCTCATgaagatttatatactgcaacTCCTGAGCAGGACTGTTTTTGAAATCGGCTTCCTCGTCGGCCAGTATTTCCTCTACGGGTTCGAAGTGAGCCCGAGGTTCCTCTGCAGCCGGAAGCCGTGCCCGCACACGATAGACTGCTTCATTTCGAGGCCTACGGAAAAAACCATCTTCCTGCTCATCATGTACGGCGTGAGCTGCCTGTGTTTACTTCTGAACGTATGGGAAATGCTCCACTTGGGATTCGGCACCATCCGGGACACGCTGAACAATAAGCAGAAAGAGCTGGAGGACTCGGGGACTTACAACTACCCGTTCACTTGGAACACGCCGTCCGCACCTCCGGGCTACAACATCGCGGTGAAGCCCGAACAGATCCAGTACACGGAACTGTCCAATGCCAAAATGGCCTACAAGCAGAACAAGGCGAACATCGCCCAAGAGCAGCAATACGGGAGCAACGAGGAGAACATCCCCACCGAGTTGGAGACCCTCCAGCGGGAAATCAAAGTCGCCCAGGAACGCTTAGACCTCGCCATCCAGGCCTACAACAACCAGAACAACCCGACCTGCTCCAAGGAGAAGAAGCCAAAGGGCAGCtcaaataaaagcagcagcagcagcaagtcagGGGATGGGAAAACCTCAGTCTGGATTTGA